The proteins below come from a single Mya arenaria isolate MELC-2E11 chromosome 6, ASM2691426v1 genomic window:
- the LOC128239148 gene encoding sodium-dependent dopamine transporter-like isoform X1, producing MNAAANKLELQRLNGVDRNAVEFGAGCESTDVKDDVALDIYVNDGSVIYSGDYAPGSNDFSSTRPKAVREKWSGRFEFLLSVVGYTVGLGNIWRFPYFVKRNGGGVALIPFLLFLVTCGGPLYYIEVCLGQFSGKSPFNVWDICPLFRGIGFVMVGLSLLVIWYFGSCFAWIIYFLIHSFHSSLAWASCGQPWNTELCIDVSTNFTEKKLQLSSNMSDTFNFTTSATEFWENNVLARSRGIDDLGSVQLHLLGCQALGWLIVFLCICKGVKSLGKVVYVTATLPYVLLTVLLIRGVTLDGAVDGIKHYIYPDFSKLLKGQLWIEAAVQCFYSLGPAWGGVITMASFNKFSHNAFRDTMIVCFADGFTGFFSGLVVFSVLGFFAKETDVSIDDLPFSGASLAFIAYPEALSRLPLPNLWAVLFFITLILVGVDSTFGTFEMVINTIVDYDFRRLHRYRIHITSLLTVLMIVGSIPLCTSGGYYIFMLTDWYIATFNIVFVALLETIIISWIYGANRFSQDIEMMTGNRPSLLVRIFWSLIIPMFISTILISSAINFDAPSFGKGGYQYPDYAVVLGNVLAFAPLISIFAVAAVLVAIKGTGTITRRIGQLTRPSKEWHPNDGKAGLIFRSKSYTYRKTLQDRIIYDVLGLRSNT from the exons atgaacGCAGCCGCAAACAAGTTAGAACTTCAGAGATTGAATGGAGTGGATAGAAATGCAGTCGAATTTGGAGCAGGATGTGAAAGCACAGACGTTAAAGATGATGTCGCATTGGACATTTATGTTAACGATGGAAGTGTCATATACAGTGGCGACTATGCACCTGGTTCTAATGATTTTAGCTCAACAAGACCGAAAGCGGTAAGAGAGAAGTGGTCAGGGCGGTTTGAGTTTCTCCTCTCTGTTGTGGGTTACACAGTGGGGCTGGGAAACATTTGGAGGTTCCCGTATTTTGTAAAGCGTAATGGCGGAg GTGTTGCTCTGATTCCTTTCCTGCTATTTTTGGTCACGTGTGGAGGACCCCTTTACTACATCGAGGTTTGCCTTGGCCAGTTCTCTGGGAAGTCCCCTTTTAACGTCTGGGATATATGTCCGTTATTTAGAG GAATTGGTTTTGTGATGGTTGGACTATCCCTATTAGTCATCTGGTACTTCGGGTCCTGTTTTGCCTGGATCATCTACTTCCTCATTCACTCCTTCCACTCCAGCCTTGCTTGGGCCTCGTGTGGTCAGCCTTGGAATACGGAGCTATGCATAG ATGTTTCAACGAATTTTACGGAAAAGAAGTTACAGCTGTCATCAAACATGTCTGATACTTTTAATTTTACTACGTCCGCCACAGAATTTTGGGA GAATAATGTTTTGGCAAGGTCACGTGGTATAGACGACTTAGGATCTGTACAGTTGCACCTACTTGGTTGCCAGGCACTCGGGTGGCTTATTGTGTTCCTCTGCATATGTAAAGGTGTCAAGTCACTCGGAAAA GTTGTGTACGTGACGGCGACATTGCCCTACGTATTGCTGACTGTGCTCCTGATTCGCGGCGTGACTTTAGATGGTGCAGTTGACGGAATTAAGCACTACATTTATCCAGACTTTAGCAAACTCCTGAAAGGACAG TTATGGATCGAGGCTGCGGTGCAATGCTTCTATTCGCTGGGACCGGCATGGGGAGGTGTCATCACTATGGCTAGTTTCAACAAGTTCAGCCATAACGCATTCAG AGATACGATGATCGTTTGTTTTGCGGACGGGTTTACAGGCTTTTTCAGTGGACTGGTTGTTTTTTCAGTACTTGGGTTCTTTGCAAAAGAAACCGACGTCTCTATCGACGACCTTCCATTTTCTG GTGCATCCCTGGCGTTCATTGCCTACCCAGAAGCACTGAGCAGACTTCCATTACCAAACCTCTGGGCTGTGCTGTTTTTCATCACTCTCATTTTAGTTGGCGTCGACTCAACT TTTGGGACGTTTGAAATGGTGATAAATACGATCGTTGACTATGATTTTCGTCGGCTCCACCGATATCGCATCCACATCACCTCTTTGCTTACCGTCCTGATGATTGTCGGCAGCATCCCGCTGTGCACATCT GGAGGATACTATATCTTTATGCTGACTGACTGGTATATCGCAACCTTCAACATCGTGTTTGTTGCCCTGTTGGAAACGATCATCATTTCTTGGATATACG GCGCAAACCGTTTTAGTCAAGACATCGAGATGATGACGGGCAACCGCCCCTCTCTGTTAGTCCGAATATTCTGGTCCTTAATCATACCTATGTTCATATCC aCAATTCTGATCTCCTCGGCGATCAACTTTGACGCACCCTCGTTCGGCAAGGGAGGCTACCAGTACCCGGACTATGCTGTTGTGCTGGGTAATGTGCTCGCCTTCGCTCCGCTGATCAGCATATTTGCTGTGGCCGCTGTTTTGGTGGCTATTAAAGGCACGGGCACAATAACACGG AGAATCGGCCAGCTAACACGACCGTCTAAGGAATGGCACCCGAACGACGGGAAAGCCGGGCTGATATTTAGGAGCAAGTCCTACACATACCGAAAAACACTTCAAGACAGAATCATATACGATGTCCTAGGGTTGCGGTCGAACACTTAG
- the LOC128236465 gene encoding uncharacterized protein LOC128236465 — MNIGREDENGQLFQVYQQTEETYDIPAFQRAPNVRYEQSQPATDVAGAVSSGYQSGGIQESRTDAVIGNLQTHAGVSEHHTAEISFLNNFGSSEFDVQSLLNDSLPQDDPVEGERTADTDSTTPMWYFEPRNTDVIDSIPSPEDTGPTSEIGHQPVRQPTDGQLFQVYQQTEETYDIPAFQRAPNVRYEQSQPATDVAGAVSSGYQSGGIQENRTDAVIGNLQTHAGVSEHHTAGPAVDLRKCCLCQQRNFRASQKPCGHCVCENCCVRYAFQSCKRCGQIVTEVWAMDPAD; from the exons ATGAATATAGGAAGAGAGGatgaaaatg GTCAGTTATTTCAAGTGTACCAACAGACAGAGGAGACGTATGATATACCAGCATTTCAAAGAGCTCCCAATGTCCGTTATGAACAGTCTCAGCCTGCAACTGATGTCGCGGGAGCAGTTTCTTCCGGCTACCAGTCGGGTGGCATCCAGGAAAGTAGGACGGATGCAGTTATTGGCAACCTTCAGACACATGCTGGAGTCAGCGAGCACCATACAGCAG aGATTAGTTTTCTCAACAACTTCGGCTCCAGTGAATTTGATGTACAGTCCCTTTTGAACGACTCGCTTCCGCAAG ATGACCCAGTGGAGGGAGAACGAACTGCAGACACAGATAGTACAACCCCAATGTGGTACTTTGAGCCGAGGAATACAGACGTTATAGACAGCATTCCAAGTCCTGAAGATACAGGTCCGACTTCGGAAATTGGCCACCAGCCGGTCCGACAGCCAACAGATG GTCAGTTATTTCAAGTGTACCAACAGACAGAGGAGACGTATGATATACCAGCATTTCAAAGAGCTCCCAATGTCCGTTATGAACAGTCTCAGCCTGCAACTGATGTCGCGGGAGCAGTTTCTTCCGGCTACCAGTCGGGTGGCATCCAGGAAAATAGGACGGATGCAGTTATTGGCAACCTTCAGACACATGCTGGAGTCAGCGAGCACCATACAGCAG GGCCTGCCGTTGACCTGCGCAAGTGTTGCCTTTGTCAACAGCGGAACTTCCGGGCGAGCCAAAAGCCATGTGGTCACTGCGTATGTGAGAACTGCTGTGTGCGATACGCCTTCCAGTCGTGTAAACGATGTGGTCAGATTGTTACAGAGGTCTGGGCTATGGACCCAGCAGATTGA
- the LOC128239148 gene encoding sodium- and chloride-dependent glycine transporter 1-like isoform X2: MNAAANKLELQRLNGVDRNAVEFGAGCESTDVKDDVALDIYVNDGSVIYSGDYAPGSNDFSSTRPKAVREKWSGRFEFLLSVVGYTVGLGNIWRFPYFVKRNGGGVALIPFLLFLVTCGGPLYYIEVCLGQFSGKSPFNVWDICPLFRGIGFVMVGLSLLVIWYFGSCFAWIIYFLIHSFHSSLAWASCGQPWNTELCIDVSTNFTEKKLQLSSNMSDTFNFTTSATEFWENNVLARSRGIDDLGSVQLHLLGCQALGWLIVFLCICKGVKSLGKVVYVTATLPYVLLTVLLIRGVTLDGAVDGIKHYIYPDFSKLLKGQLWIEAAVQCFYSLGPAWGGVITMASFNKFSHNAFRDTMIVCFADGFTGFFSGLVVFSVLGFFAKETDVSIDDLPFSGASLAFIAYPEALSRLPLPNLWAVLFFITLILVGVDSTGGYYIFMLTDWYIATFNIVFVALLETIIISWIYGANRFSQDIEMMTGNRPSLLVRIFWSLIIPMFISTILISSAINFDAPSFGKGGYQYPDYAVVLGNVLAFAPLISIFAVAAVLVAIKGTGTITRRIGQLTRPSKEWHPNDGKAGLIFRSKSYTYRKTLQDRIIYDVLGLRSNT; this comes from the exons atgaacGCAGCCGCAAACAAGTTAGAACTTCAGAGATTGAATGGAGTGGATAGAAATGCAGTCGAATTTGGAGCAGGATGTGAAAGCACAGACGTTAAAGATGATGTCGCATTGGACATTTATGTTAACGATGGAAGTGTCATATACAGTGGCGACTATGCACCTGGTTCTAATGATTTTAGCTCAACAAGACCGAAAGCGGTAAGAGAGAAGTGGTCAGGGCGGTTTGAGTTTCTCCTCTCTGTTGTGGGTTACACAGTGGGGCTGGGAAACATTTGGAGGTTCCCGTATTTTGTAAAGCGTAATGGCGGAg GTGTTGCTCTGATTCCTTTCCTGCTATTTTTGGTCACGTGTGGAGGACCCCTTTACTACATCGAGGTTTGCCTTGGCCAGTTCTCTGGGAAGTCCCCTTTTAACGTCTGGGATATATGTCCGTTATTTAGAG GAATTGGTTTTGTGATGGTTGGACTATCCCTATTAGTCATCTGGTACTTCGGGTCCTGTTTTGCCTGGATCATCTACTTCCTCATTCACTCCTTCCACTCCAGCCTTGCTTGGGCCTCGTGTGGTCAGCCTTGGAATACGGAGCTATGCATAG ATGTTTCAACGAATTTTACGGAAAAGAAGTTACAGCTGTCATCAAACATGTCTGATACTTTTAATTTTACTACGTCCGCCACAGAATTTTGGGA GAATAATGTTTTGGCAAGGTCACGTGGTATAGACGACTTAGGATCTGTACAGTTGCACCTACTTGGTTGCCAGGCACTCGGGTGGCTTATTGTGTTCCTCTGCATATGTAAAGGTGTCAAGTCACTCGGAAAA GTTGTGTACGTGACGGCGACATTGCCCTACGTATTGCTGACTGTGCTCCTGATTCGCGGCGTGACTTTAGATGGTGCAGTTGACGGAATTAAGCACTACATTTATCCAGACTTTAGCAAACTCCTGAAAGGACAG TTATGGATCGAGGCTGCGGTGCAATGCTTCTATTCGCTGGGACCGGCATGGGGAGGTGTCATCACTATGGCTAGTTTCAACAAGTTCAGCCATAACGCATTCAG AGATACGATGATCGTTTGTTTTGCGGACGGGTTTACAGGCTTTTTCAGTGGACTGGTTGTTTTTTCAGTACTTGGGTTCTTTGCAAAAGAAACCGACGTCTCTATCGACGACCTTCCATTTTCTG GTGCATCCCTGGCGTTCATTGCCTACCCAGAAGCACTGAGCAGACTTCCATTACCAAACCTCTGGGCTGTGCTGTTTTTCATCACTCTCATTTTAGTTGGCGTCGACTCAACT GGAGGATACTATATCTTTATGCTGACTGACTGGTATATCGCAACCTTCAACATCGTGTTTGTTGCCCTGTTGGAAACGATCATCATTTCTTGGATATACG GCGCAAACCGTTTTAGTCAAGACATCGAGATGATGACGGGCAACCGCCCCTCTCTGTTAGTCCGAATATTCTGGTCCTTAATCATACCTATGTTCATATCC aCAATTCTGATCTCCTCGGCGATCAACTTTGACGCACCCTCGTTCGGCAAGGGAGGCTACCAGTACCCGGACTATGCTGTTGTGCTGGGTAATGTGCTCGCCTTCGCTCCGCTGATCAGCATATTTGCTGTGGCCGCTGTTTTGGTGGCTATTAAAGGCACGGGCACAATAACACGG AGAATCGGCCAGCTAACACGACCGTCTAAGGAATGGCACCCGAACGACGGGAAAGCCGGGCTGATATTTAGGAGCAAGTCCTACACATACCGAAAAACACTTCAAGACAGAATCATATACGATGTCCTAGGGTTGCGGTCGAACACTTAG